From one Pontibacillus sp. HMF3514 genomic stretch:
- the flgL gene encoding flagellar hook-associated protein FlgL produces the protein MRVTQSMLSNNMLRNISNSYERMGKYQEQLSTGKKIQKPSDDPVVAMKGMNYRTELNNIEQYKRNMNEVHNWMDNSDASLDKATKALQRLRELAVQGSNGTYEEEQRKNIASEVKQIKEHLADVANTKVNDKYIFNGTSTSEPPVELDDNGEVLSTSTNGNPVKIEVSKGVELPTNINPENVFSEKLFKDIDNFVDRLEGTGDGDYDASISDLDVHIKNVVNERADLGARMNRVELIEDRLSTQEIITTANLSDNEDAEMEKVITNLKTQESVHRAALGVGARIIQPSLMDFLR, from the coding sequence ATGCGCGTAACCCAATCAATGCTTTCTAATAACATGCTTCGTAACATTAGTAACAGTTACGAACGAATGGGAAAATATCAGGAACAATTATCAACTGGAAAAAAGATTCAGAAACCATCTGATGACCCTGTAGTAGCAATGAAAGGTATGAATTATCGTACAGAGCTCAATAATATTGAACAATATAAACGTAATATGAACGAAGTGCATAACTGGATGGATAACTCTGATGCATCGTTGGATAAGGCAACCAAAGCGCTTCAACGATTAAGGGAGCTCGCTGTACAGGGGAGTAATGGAACCTATGAAGAGGAGCAGCGGAAGAATATAGCCTCTGAGGTTAAACAAATTAAAGAACACTTAGCTGATGTTGCGAACACCAAGGTTAATGATAAGTATATTTTTAATGGGACCAGTACTTCCGAGCCACCGGTAGAATTAGATGATAATGGTGAAGTTCTTTCTACTTCTACAAATGGAAACCCTGTAAAAATTGAAGTTTCTAAGGGTGTTGAACTACCAACTAATATTAATCCAGAGAATGTTTTTTCAGAAAAATTATTTAAAGATATCGATAATTTTGTAGATCGATTAGAAGGTACTGGTGATGGTGACTACGACGCTTCCATATCTGATTTAGATGTCCATATTAAAAATGTTGTAAATGAACGAGCGGATCTAGGAGCTCGTATGAACCGAGTAGAACTGATTGAAGACCGTCTAAGCACCCAAGAAATTATTACTACGGCTAACCTTTCTGATAACGAAGATGCAGAAATGGAAAAAGTGATAACAAATT